In the genome of Paenibacillus sp. GP183, the window TGCACATTGCGGACCCTTATTTCAGCAATAAATCCATACCGATGACGCCAATCGGGATTCCATTCTTGTCCATAATGGTTTTTGACATAGTAATACATGGTTTTTTAGTGATAGCTGACACGTATTCCGGAGAAATGTAAAATTCCCCTGACATCGCCTTTTTCCACCATTCCCGGCTCTTTCCATTAACCAGTCCGGCTTCCGGCAGCGAAAAAATAAAGGTTCCATCCCCTCTATTTGACCAGATCGCTTCAATTCCAGTTGTTTTGTTCAGCACAGTACTTAAATGAGCAGCATGTGCGTCTTCCACCATGGAGATAATGTCAGGCTCTTGCACCAATGAGCTCAATATCAGCTTCATATCAGAAATATTAACATCCACTGTGGACTCGAGCTTGCGTACTCCGATAGCTTGAATGGCCGTGATAAGCTCAGCTGAGGAACGATCCAGATTTGTATTAATTCGCTTTAGCATCGACACTTCATGTCTTTGTTTTTTCATCTGCTCAAGCGTATGCTCCACACTAATCCGGGTCCCGTTTACCAGCTCCACGACCTCTCCCAAGGAAGAAGTAGAATCTGAAGCTAATGCAGATTGCTGCTTGGTGGCATCCGTTGCCTTGGTCACCAAGGTGTTCACGCTCAGAATCAGGGAAAAGATTTTGTCAATTTTATCCTTCATGACTTGCATTTCATCGATTCCATGGATAACCGCTTTTTTCTCATCTATAACGGCTGTCACCACCTGTGACACTCCGCTTTCGATGGATGAGAGAATCTCCGAAGAGCGGGTTACAGCTTCATGGCTTTGGGCGGCTAATTTCTTGATTTCCTGGGCAACCACTGAAAACCCTCTGCCTTGCTCACCGGCTCTAGCCGCTTCGATGGAGGCATTGAGAGCCAGCAATGAGGTTTGTGAAACTACCTCTGTGATAAAAGTATTGATCTCTTCGATCTTGGAAGTATGCAAATGGAGCTCTTCGATTCGCTGCTGAATTTTATCATTGTTATTATGTAAATCATTCATCACTTCATCTGTCGTATTAAGCGATTTGCATACATCAATAACCGTATCCTTCGTCTGCTCACTTTCCCGATGCATATGAACCGCGGAATCGAGGATTTGATCCGCAGCGGCGGCAACCTGCTGAATCGCAGCAAAAGCTTCCTGAAGCTGCAATGCTGCATGATTGCTACGAATCTGCAGCTCCTCTTCACCCTGAATCGAGGAATCCGCTATCGTTGTAAGCTGGCTGATGGATCGATTCACTTCCTCTACAGCAGCTGCCAATCGGTCTGCGACGACTTGGGATTCCTGAATAAATAACAAGATCTGTTCCTGCTGCAATTGCTCAATCGCTGCTTCCTTGGAACTGAGTGAAGAACGCTGTCTGAAACACAAGATGAGCACGCATATCCATATTAACAATGTTGCTAAAGTGCCGTAGAGTGATGGCTTCCACAGGTCTGCAAGATTAATAAAAATACCTAAAAAAATAAATCCGAAAAGCCATTTAAAGCCATTTCCTGCGGCTTTCATCTCAATTGGCACTCCTTTCCTGGATCCTTGCTGGATTTTGTTACATTATATCGAAAAGCAATGAATAATAAAAGGACTTTCCCGTGATTTACCTAACAAAAAAGAGGACATTTCTGCCCTCTGTGTTCAGTTCAATATTTGTTTGTATTTTGAGTTGGTGTTGAAGTAGGCTGCTGTTTTTTGTTTGAGGCGTTAGCGTTAGTTTCTGAAGCAAATTCTGTGTCTTGTGCAGGCTTTTTGTTGCTTTTATTCTTAGCCACGTTTCTCACCTCCTATGACTTTTATTCTTTCCCAAAGGCAGGCTTCAATACTTCTTTTTTCAATTGATTCCAAATTCCTTCGTTAATAATCCCGGTTCCTTCTTTTACGACAAATACCTTCACGGTTTTCTTGCCCCATTGTTCGTAGACTTGATTTTTTGTATTAAAATAGAGATCAATTTTTTTCCCTTTGATGGCGCTGCCCGTATCAGCTACAACCCCGTAGCCGTAACCCGGAATAAACAGTACCGTTCCAAGTGGGAATACCTTCGGATCCGCTGCAATGGTGGACAAAGCTTTGCCATCCCGAACCACTTTAAGACCGGAAAAGGTGATGCCATACTCAGGGTGACCCGGATTTTTACCGGTCGATTCTTTCCCGGCCGAATATCCGGTAGCCACTACTTCAACAGCAGAGTATTTGGTTAAATCTCCATCCAGATTAGGAATGAATTGATAATTACTTTTTGAATCCTGCAGCGGCTTGACGGCAGCGGATACTTTTTCGGAATTATCGCGAAATACATTTGATTTGGGTTGGTTCAATAAAGCATTATATGTTGAGGGACTTTGCTCGAAATGGTGCACTCCAGCTCTACCCGGTCCGAAAAAGGCGGCACAAATCATAAATATGATGAACAATACAAACAATTTGGTGTTACTAATTCTAATAGGCAACATTGATCGTTGACCTCCCTATTACAGAAGGTTGTCCAGATTTGATTGCCCTTATACAAGGATAAACGGCTACGCCGTCCTAAATGACGAGCGCGTTTGTCGAGGTTGATGCGAAGCAAGATAAGTTTAGAAAAACTTATACTTTCTTATCAACACAACAAAAAGCACTATCCGAAGATAGTGCCCGGGTGATTCTAAACCTTTTTACTGCTTCAAGCGAATCTCTTCCTGAATCGTGGCGATGACGCTGTCTACCGGATGAGTACCCAGATCGCCTTGGCCGCGTTTACGAATCGACAACGAATCGGAGCTCACTTCATTCTCTCCCACAACCAGCATGAATGGAATTTTCTCAAGCTGGGCTTCGCGAATTTTGTAGCCGAGCTTCTCATTGCGGTTGTCTGCCTCGACTCGGATACCGGCCATTTTCAGACGCTCAGTCACATCATTCGAGAAAGCTTCAAAGGCTGGCGATACTGGTATGACTTTGGCTTGAACCGGCATGAGCCAGGTTGGAAGCGCACCTGTAAAGTTTTCCAGCAGGTAGGCTGTCATGCGTTCCATGGTGCTGATAATCCCTCTATGAATTACGACTGGACGATGCTTTTGGCCATCTTCGCCTACATACTCAAGCTCGAAGCGTTCCGGCAGGAGGAAGTCCAGCTGAACAGTGGATAAAGTTTCTTCCTTTTTCAAAGCAGTCCTGATTTGCACGTCCAGCTTAGGGCCGTAGAAAGCCGCTTCACCTTCCGCTTCATAAAACGGCAGATCCATTTCCTCCACAACCTCACGGAGCATACGCTGGGACATTTCCCACATGGCATCGTTTTGAAAATATTTTTCAGTATCCTTGGGATCGCGATAGGACAATCGGAAACGGTAATCGGTAATGCCGAAATCTTTATATACCTCACGAATCAAAGTCACAACACGTGCGAATTCATCCTTGATCTGATCCGGACGACAGAAGATGTGAGCATCATTCAAGGTCATGGCACGCACGCGGTGAAGACCTGTCAAGGCTCCTGACATTTCATAACGATGCATGGTGCCAAGCTCCGCAATACGTATTGGAAGATCCCTGTAGCTGCGCATATCAGCCTTATAGACCATCATGTGATGCGGACAGTTCATGGGGCGAAGAACGAGCTCTTCATTATCCATGATCATCTTGGGAAACATATCTTCATGGTAGTGGTCCCAGTGTCCGGACGTTTTGTAAAGCTCCACGTTGGCAAGCACAGGAGTATACACATGTTGATATCCCAGCCGCTCCTCAAGATCAACGATATAACGCTCCATGGTGCGGCGTACCTTTGCTCCGTTAGGCAGCCAAAGCGGCAAGCCCTGTCCCACCTCACGGGAAAAAGCGAACATTTTCAGCTCTCTGCCCAGTTTACGATGATCACGCTTTTTGGCTTCTTCCAGCAAATGCAGATGCTCATCCAGCTGTGCCTTCTTTGGAAAGGCAGTGCCGTAAATGCGCTGAAGCATCTTGTTCTTGGCATCTCCGCGCCAGTAAGCACCCGCGATGCTAAGAAGCTTGAAGGCTTTGATTCTCCCTGTCGAAGGCAGATGCGGACCTCTGCATAGATCAAAAAACTCGCCCTGCTCGTAAATGGTGATAACGGAGCTCTCCGGCAATTCCCGGATCAGCTCAAGCTTAAGAGGGTCATCGAGATCGGCGAAAATGCGAAGTGCTTCTTCACGTTCCACGACACGACGATTGATCGGAAGATTTTCCTGCACAATGCGATCCATTTCCTTTTCAATTTTGCCCAAATCTTCAGGCGTTAGTGAAGTCTCCAAATCGACGTCATAATAAAACCCATCTTCGATTACAGGTCCAATCCCAAGCTTCACGGCATTCGTGCCGTAAATCCGTTTAAGCGCCTGGGCCATCAAATGGGCTGTGCTGTGACGGTAAATCTCCAGACCCGCTTCGCTGTCAAGCGTCAATATTTCCACATCGGCATCCTGCTCGATTGCAAAGGATAGATCCACAGGCTTGCCATTCACCTTGCCGGCAATGGCATTCTTCCTCAGCCCAGACGAAATCGCCTCCGCTACTTGTTCGATGGTTGTGCCATAAGCAAACTCTCTTACTGCGCCATCGGGTAATTTTACTTGTACAACCATATGAATTCCTCCCATAATTTTTTTTGAACGCAAAAAACACACGTCATCCCAAAAGGGACGAGTGCGTTCAGCTCGTGGTTCCACCCTAGTTCGATCCGCTCCAATCATACAAGCGAATCCTCATCAGCATTCTTTAACGGAAATGATCCGGTATTGTTTACTTTGGGCCTTGAAACATTTCCCTAACCCAGTTCCACTATACAGCTACAAAGGGGTAAATATACCGTTTCACTGAAGGAGATTTCAGCCAAGTCTCCTATCTCTGGGCAGTTACTATCCGTACATTCATGTCTTTGGTCCAGCGCCTTCGTACTCATTATAAAGGTCGCTCCCTCTCAGGTCAAGGGTAGAGATGATCCTTAATCCCGATTTCACCCAAGTAAGCTTGGCAATCCCTGCAATATGAGCATAGGACTGTCCTGCCTTCGAAGATTTGACTGATCGTTTTTATGATGAGCAAATCAGGCTCCCTCGTATGAATCCGGATCGTCGCCGGTGCCACCGCAATTAAAGTGCTGACGACCATATCTTCAAAATTAATGTCCTTATCGAGTACCTCCAGCTTGAAGGTGGCATCGAGCTCCTTTAGCTCAATCAGTTCAAACCGATCATTAAAGATCAGGAACTCACTTCCTCCTTTATGAATCAAATGAGCCGAGGGAGTTTTGCTTTCCTGCATATATACAAAATACTGAAGCAAGGAAATGAATTCCTGATACTGCCGGTCCAGCATGCTTTCATCAATGGCTACTTCTACCAGAACTCTTAGCTCCTCAACATACTCCTGCAAGCGAAACCGAACAAAGCCCTCCACCACCATGAGGGGGTGTTCTTTGAAATATTGTATGATTTGCTCGGTCACATAAGCCTGTCTGCGATCCAATAAGGAGGAAATGGTGGACAAGGGTGCCTTGCTGCCATCCAAAAACTGCTTGCAGTATTGCTGGACACTGTGAATATCCGTATCTGTGAGCGGCTGAAATTCCCTTTTAATCAGCTCCGCAAGAACCACCGAGTCCATAACATGAATCATATATTCAGCCAAAATAGAGCAAACCGTTACTTCCACAGTATCCGGCACACTCAGTTGAACAATCGAAAATTGCTCATAGATACTGCTTGTTAGTTGTAAATCGATTGCATCTTTATGTACTGCGACAAGCTTTTGCTCCAATGAAACAATCCAATCATCCGGAGACTGCCGAGCCGGGTTCTTCATCACTATGGTCAATGACTTTGTCATGGAAGGTACTCCTTTCGAATAACCGGGTATATCCTTTTCTCCCTAAACCAAGTATATGGTCGATTAGAAACAGATATACAACGTAACCTTTTCCATTTGGTCTATCGCCCGTCCGGCAACAGAAAAAGCTCTTCGTCCCTCAAATTCAGGAAGGAACGAAGAGCTTTTTGTTGTGAACATCCGCTCTAATTTTGCATGACAAAGTCGTTTGTGATCACTTCGGACTCATCTTCAAACATACGCAAGGTTTGGTACTTGGTGTTGCGCTGAGCTGGAATTTTACCCGCTTCTCGGATCAGCTTCAGGGTTGAGGTGATGTTCACCTTGTAGGTCGTTCCCGCTGCTGAAACTACGTTTTCTTCGATCATCGTGCTGCCGAAATCATTACAGCCGTATTGAAGCGTCTGCTTGCCAATTTCCGGACCCATGGTGACCCATGAGGATTGGAAATTAGGAATGTTATCCAGCATGATGCGGCTAATGGCCAGCGTCTTCAAGTATTCCTCTGGCTTCACCTTATCTGCTTTCAAGTTCGTATTGTCTGGTTGGAAGGTCCATGGGATAAAGGCAAGGAAACCTGGTGTATTCAGCTTCTGCAGCTTAACATCATCTTGCGCATCACGGATACGCAGCAGATGAAGCGCACGCTCTTCCATGGATTCGCCAAAGCCGATAACCATGGTACCCGTCGTGTGCATGCCAAGTTTATGTGCCGTCTGCATCACTTCGATCCAATCGCGCCAAGAGCCTTTCAAACGGCTGATTTTTCTGCGAGTGCGGTCATCGAGGATCTCGGCGCCTCCGCCCGGAAGGGAATCGAGGCCGGCGTCTCTCAGCTCGCGCACGATCTCTTGAAGCGATAAGCCGCCAGAAACATCTTTCATCTTCATAATCTCTGCCGGAGAAAAAGAATGCATAGTGATTGTGAAGCGTTTCTTGATTTCTCTCAGCAAATTGGTGTAATAGCTGAAAGGCAGATCGGGGTTTGTACCGCCCTGCATTAAAATTTCGGTGCCGCCAACATCTATGGTTTCTTGAATCTTGTTGAAAATAGTCTCATCCGGCAGGATGTACCCTTCGCTAGAACCCGGCGGTCTGTAAAAAGCGCAAAACTTACAGTACACATCACAGATATTCGTATAGTTAATATTTCTGCCTATGACAAATGTTGTAATCGGGTCGGGATGCCATTTTTGCATAATCAGATTAGCCGTATGGCCCATTTTCTCTATTTGATCGGATTCGAACAAGGTGATACATTCTTCTACATCTATTCGTCCACCTGCAAGTGATTTTTGCAAGATACCATCCACATTTGACATCCTGACAGCTCCTTTTGTTTAACGATTGTTTCTTCCATCGTACCATATTCGGTACATGTCGTCACGACAAAAGGATTCTACTTGCTGCTTACACTCTGAAGTGCCTGCTCCAGATCTTGAATAATATCTTCCACATCCTCTAACCCTACTGAGTAACGGACAAGGCCATCGGTTATGCCTCTCTGAAGCCTGACATCCCTAGGCATTGCTGCATGAGACATCATGGCGGGATAGGACAAGATGCTCTCAACGGCTCCAAGGCTCACAGCGACCAAAGGGATCTTCACTTTGGCCATAAGCTGTTTGGCGCGTTCTCCTGAACCAACATCAAACGAAACAACAGCTCCGTAGCCAAGGGATTGCTTCTCATGAATCTCCCGTCCCGGGTGGTTAGCCAATCCCGGGTAGTACACGGAGTCGATGCCTGAATGCACGGATAACCACTGTGCAAGCCGGCGGGCTCCTTTTTCTGAGACATCCATCCGGGCTTGCAGTGTCTTCATACCTCTGATAAGCAGCCAGGAATCCTGCACCCCAAGTACGTTGCCCAAGCCGTTTTGAATTTGCTTCATCCTGCGGCCCAAGCTTTCGTTTGCGGTTACGGCAAGGCCTGCAAGCAGGTCACTGTGGCCTCCGAGGAATTTGGTCGCGCTGTGCAGCACAATATCAATGCCGTACTCAATGGGCCGTTGATGGTAAGGGGTCATGAATGTGTTGTCCAGCATGGTCAGCAATTCATGCTCTTTAGCCCAGTCGGCAACCGCACGGATATCTGTGATTTTAAGAGTTGGATTCGACGGCGTTTCAATAAAAACAGCTTTCGTGTTCGGCTTCAAGGCTGCCTTCATTTGATCCAGATCAGTCATATCCACGAAGGTGGTCTCTATGCTCATACGGTTTAAAATCGTCGTTAAAAGCCGATACGTACCACCATAGACATCTTCCGTACAGATGATATGATCACCGCTGGAAAGCAGCATAAACGCAGAGGAAATGGCCGCCATCCCGGAGGAAAAAGCGAACCCCCTCGCCCCGCCTTCAAGCTTGGCTATGTAATCCTCCAGAGCCTGCCGAGTCGGATTTCCGGAACGCGTATAATCGTATTCCGGCGGATTGTCTAAAGAAAAATGATGAAAAGTAGATGCTTGATATAAGGGAACGCTGGAGGCTCCAGTCGCTTTGTCAATTTCCGCTCCGAAATGGATCAATCGGGTTGCGAATTTGGCTTCTTCTTGCTTAAGGTCCTCATTGTCATGTTTGTTGGCCATTATTTGGGTTCACCTTCCAGTTCCGCTCCAGCCAAATCCAGTGCATGGCCCAGATCTTCGATTAAATCATCGATGTGCTCAATCCCTACGGAAAAGCGCAAGAGACGATCATCCACGCCAATTTTTTGGCGAATTTCAAGCGGAATATCGGCGTGTGTCTGCACGGCAGGATAAGTCATCAGGGATTCGACGCCGCCCAAGCTTTCTGCAAAAGCGATCAGCTGAATATGGCGAAGAATGGGCTCAACGAGTCTCGCATCCTGCACTTTAAAGGAGAAAATCCCGGTATTTCCGCTGGATTGTTTATTTTGAATCGCAAAGCCCGGATGATTCTCCAGAGCAGGGTAATACACTTCTGCAATGAGCGGGTGTGTGAGCAAAAACTTCGCTAATGCAGTCGCATTAAATTCATGCCGTTCCATACGAAGGGCTAATGTCTTCATACCTCTCATCAGCAGCCAGCTATCTTGAGGTCCAAGTACGGCTCCAATGGAGTTGTGCAAAATGGCCATCTGCTCGGAAAGCTCTTTCCCCTTGGTCACGATCAGTCCGGCAAGCACATCATTATGTCCACCCAGGTATTTCGTGGCGCTATGAATGATAATATCCGCACCCAGCTCAATAGGGCGTTGCAAGAATGGGGTCAGCAGTGTGTTATCGACAATGCTCACGATTCCTTTATTGCGAGCCCAAGTACAAACCAGCTCAAGGTCAGTTACCATCATAAGCGGATTAGTTGGTGTTTCAACGACAATTCCTTTGGTATTTGGCTTGGCAGCTGCTTCAAGGGCATCCATGTCGTTCGTATCGACATAGGTCGCGGTCACTCCAAATCTCGACATGATCTTCTCCAGCAAACGATAAGTGCCTCCATACAGATCAAGTGAAACAATCAGATGGTCGCCATGGCTGAACATCGCAAAGATCGTTTGCAGTGCGGCCATGCCTGATGAGCAGGCAAATCCCTGATCTCCGGATTCAAGCTGAGCAATGGCTTGTTCAAGGATGGCCCGGGTAGGGTTCTTGGTCCGCGAATAATCAAAGCCTGTGCTCTGCCCGAGCTTGGGGTGACGAAATGCGGTGGACTGATAAATCGGAAAGCTGACGGCTCCGGTATCTGGATCGGACTGGGAGCCAATCTGGGCGAGATGACTTTCTATTTTCATAATCAATGCGCCTGCCTCTCTATAATAATAATCATGAAATCACTAAATACTAAAATCATAAGGGGTTTCCTGGTACACATAATAATTGAGCCAATTCGAGAACAGCAGGTTGGCATGAGCTCGCCAGGTGATGTAAGGAGCTTTGGTTGGATCGTCATTGGGATAATAATTTTTGGGAACGGCGATCTCAAGCCCTTTATTGATGTCGCGGTCATATTCCCACTTGAGCGTATGCCCGTCATATTCCGAATGTCCTGTCACAAAAATATGCTTGCCGTCCTTCGTTGCCGCGATATAAACGCCAGCCTCTGATGATTCCGAAAGTATTTCCAGATCCTTATGCTTCTGAATGTCCTCTTTGCGCACTTCCGTGTGTCGGGACTGGGGAACGAAGAAAACCTCGTCAAACCCGCGCAGCAGCTTGGTATTCACTACCTCTACCGAATGCGGGAACACACCAAACATTTTCTCTTCAAGCGGGTATTTGGGCACTCCAAAATGGTGATATAACCCGGCTTGCGCTGCCCAACAAATATGCAGGGTAGATGTCACATTGGCCTTGGTCCAATCCAGGATTTCCTGAAGCTCTTCCCAGTAATGCACATCCTTGAAATCCATTTGTTCAACCGGGGCGCCGGTGATGATCATTCCGTCCATTTTTTGATCCTTGATATCATCAAAGGTTTTATAGAACGTCTCCAGATGCTCGGCGGAGGTGTTCTTGGATAGGTGTGTTTTAGGATGTAAAAGCACAAATTCCACCTGCAAGGGAGTATTCCCGATCAACCGCAGAAGCTGTGTCTCCGTTGTTTCTTTGGTCGGCATCAGGTTCAGTAACGCTATGCGCAAGGGGCGAATATCCTGATGATAGGCAACGGATTCATCCATGGTGAAAATATTCTCTTGATTCAGTATTTCTTTAGCCGGCAGATTGTCTGGAATTTTAATCGGCATCTCACTCACTCCTTCAAATCGATTGAAAACAAAAAATAGCCCTCTCAATAGAGAAAGGCCATTCCTAATAAACAGTCAATGTCCTCTCTCATCTCTCAGAAACAACGCCATAAACGCGCCTCTGCAAGAATTAGCACCGTTCATTCCTTTGCATCCAAAGGATTGTCGGTTGCCGGGTATCATCGGGCTAGTCCCTCCACCTACTCTTGATAAGAAAAGTCTGTATTCTTTGTATTTAATAATACAACAAATTGATCTGATGTCAATAATTCCTGCTTAATTTTGATCCTTGAAGAATACAAATTGAGGTTTATACTAGACAAGCAAGTATGGGATCTTATCAACGAATAAAGGGGGGAACACGCATGGACGGGGAACCGAGGAGTAGAAGCTTAATCAAAGCATTACAAATTCATAAAGTCGGAATGCTGCCGGTACTCTATTCATGCGTGTCTTCTTAAGATACGCCGAGTTTCGGCTGCTTCCAATCCACAAAGGAGTGGAGACAGGTGAAAGCACGGTGGGTTCAGGACGGCGTATTTACATTGATTGAAGATATTAGCGTCACGCTGACACCTCCCGAAAGCGGTTTTTATTGGATTGATGCAGGCATTGAGGATTTGGAAGTACTCCAGCCTTTGTTTCATCTGCATGATCTGGCCGTAGAGGATTGTTTAAGCGAGGAAGAACAGCGACCTAAGATTGAGATTTATGATTCACACTATTTTGTAGTTATAAACAGCATACGATTTGATGATGAGGAGATATTTCTCCGTGCACTGAATATATTTCTAGGCAAGCATTTCATTATAACGGTTACTCGTCAAAAGATTAGAGAAATTCGTGCGCTCAAGCCTTTTCTCTGGGAAGAGGAAGTGAACAGCGCAGACCGATTCCTGTACCATTTAGTCGATCTCGTGGTCGATAACTATGTTGCTGTAGGCGACCGGATTGAGGATAAGATTGAGAAGCTGGAAGAAGATATCCTGATGAGGACGAAGAAATCGCATTTGAACGAGATCATCGGACTGCGCGGGGAAATCCTGTGGCTGAAGAAGGTGCTCGTTCCGCAGCGCGATGTCATCGCTACGCTCAACAAGAAGGAACTGCGGCTCAT includes:
- a CDS encoding aminotransferase class I/II-fold pyridoxal phosphate-dependent enzyme, with the translated sequence MKIESHLAQIGSQSDPDTGAVSFPIYQSTAFRHPKLGQSTGFDYSRTKNPTRAILEQAIAQLESGDQGFACSSGMAALQTIFAMFSHGDHLIVSLDLYGGTYRLLEKIMSRFGVTATYVDTNDMDALEAAAKPNTKGIVVETPTNPLMMVTDLELVCTWARNKGIVSIVDNTLLTPFLQRPIELGADIIIHSATKYLGGHNDVLAGLIVTKGKELSEQMAILHNSIGAVLGPQDSWLLMRGMKTLALRMERHEFNATALAKFLLTHPLIAEVYYPALENHPGFAIQNKQSSGNTGIFSFKVQDARLVEPILRHIQLIAFAESLGGVESLMTYPAVQTHADIPLEIRQKIGVDDRLLRFSVGIEHIDDLIEDLGHALDLAGAELEGEPK
- a CDS encoding aminotransferase class I/II-fold pyridoxal phosphate-dependent enzyme, encoding MANKHDNEDLKQEEAKFATRLIHFGAEIDKATGASSVPLYQASTFHHFSLDNPPEYDYTRSGNPTRQALEDYIAKLEGGARGFAFSSGMAAISSAFMLLSSGDHIICTEDVYGGTYRLLTTILNRMSIETTFVDMTDLDQMKAALKPNTKAVFIETPSNPTLKITDIRAVADWAKEHELLTMLDNTFMTPYHQRPIEYGIDIVLHSATKFLGGHSDLLAGLAVTANESLGRRMKQIQNGLGNVLGVQDSWLLIRGMKTLQARMDVSEKGARRLAQWLSVHSGIDSVYYPGLANHPGREIHEKQSLGYGAVVSFDVGSGERAKQLMAKVKIPLVAVSLGAVESILSYPAMMSHAAMPRDVRLQRGITDGLVRYSVGLEDVEDIIQDLEQALQSVSSK
- a CDS encoding 3D domain-containing protein — its product is MLPIRISNTKLFVLFIIFMICAAFFGPGRAGVHHFEQSPSTYNALLNQPKSNVFRDNSEKVSAAVKPLQDSKSNYQFIPNLDGDLTKYSAVEVVATGYSAGKESTGKNPGHPEYGITFSGLKVVRDGKALSTIAADPKVFPLGTVLFIPGYGYGVVADTGSAIKGKKIDLYFNTKNQVYEQWGKKTVKVFVVKEGTGIINEGIWNQLKKEVLKPAFGKE
- the corA gene encoding magnesium/cobalt transporter CorA; this translates as MKARWVQDGVFTLIEDISVTLTPPESGFYWIDAGIEDLEVLQPLFHLHDLAVEDCLSEEEQRPKIEIYDSHYFVVINSIRFDDEEIFLRALNIFLGKHFIITVTRQKIREIRALKPFLWEEEVNSADRFLYHLVDLVVDNYVAVGDRIEDKIEKLEEDILMRTKKSHLNEIIGLRGEILWLKKVLVPQRDVIATLNKKELRLISHQLQKYFGDIHENAVKIVDTFDTLRDLMGNLREAYQSSVANRANEIMRVFTALTTIFMPLTFITGVFGMNFDNILGLHFAHGDEIVIAFMVFLGIGMYVFFRKKEWL
- a CDS encoding putative sporulation protein YtxC; translated protein: MTKSLTIVMKNPARQSPDDWIVSLEQKLVAVHKDAIDLQLTSSIYEQFSIVQLSVPDTVEVTVCSILAEYMIHVMDSVVLAELIKREFQPLTDTDIHSVQQYCKQFLDGSKAPLSTISSLLDRRQAYVTEQIIQYFKEHPLMVVEGFVRFRLQEYVEELRVLVEVAIDESMLDRQYQEFISLLQYFVYMQESKTPSAHLIHKGGSEFLIFNDRFELIELKELDATFKLEVLDKDINFEDMVVSTLIAVAPATIRIHTREPDLLIIKTISQIFEGRTVLCSYCRDCQAYLGEIGIKDHLYP
- the metA gene encoding homoserine O-succinyltransferase; translated protein: MPIKIPDNLPAKEILNQENIFTMDESVAYHQDIRPLRIALLNLMPTKETTETQLLRLIGNTPLQVEFVLLHPKTHLSKNTSAEHLETFYKTFDDIKDQKMDGMIITGAPVEQMDFKDVHYWEELQEILDWTKANVTSTLHICWAAQAGLYHHFGVPKYPLEEKMFGVFPHSVEVVNTKLLRGFDEVFFVPQSRHTEVRKEDIQKHKDLEILSESSEAGVYIAATKDGKHIFVTGHSEYDGHTLKWEYDRDINKGLEIAVPKNYYPNDDPTKAPYITWRAHANLLFSNWLNYYVYQETPYDFSI
- a CDS encoding methyl-accepting chemotaxis protein, whose product is MKAAGNGFKWLFGFIFLGIFINLADLWKPSLYGTLATLLIWICVLILCFRQRSSLSSKEAAIEQLQQEQILLFIQESQVVADRLAAAVEEVNRSISQLTTIADSSIQGEEELQIRSNHAALQLQEAFAAIQQVAAAADQILDSAVHMHRESEQTKDTVIDVCKSLNTTDEVMNDLHNNNDKIQQRIEELHLHTSKIEEINTFITEVVSQTSLLALNASIEAARAGEQGRGFSVVAQEIKKLAAQSHEAVTRSSEILSSIESGVSQVVTAVIDEKKAVIHGIDEMQVMKDKIDKIFSLILSVNTLVTKATDATKQQSALASDSTSSLGEVVELVNGTRISVEHTLEQMKKQRHEVSMLKRINTNLDRSSAELITAIQAIGVRKLESTVDVNISDMKLILSSLVQEPDIISMVEDAHAAHLSTVLNKTTGIEAIWSNRGDGTFIFSLPEAGLVNGKSREWWKKAMSGEFYISPEYVSAITKKPCITMSKTIMDKNGIPIGVIGMDLLLK
- the mqnC gene encoding cyclic dehypoxanthinyl futalosine synthase; protein product: MSNVDGILQKSLAGGRIDVEECITLFESDQIEKMGHTANLIMQKWHPDPITTFVIGRNINYTNICDVYCKFCAFYRPPGSSEGYILPDETIFNKIQETIDVGGTEILMQGGTNPDLPFSYYTNLLREIKKRFTITMHSFSPAEIMKMKDVSGGLSLQEIVRELRDAGLDSLPGGGAEILDDRTRRKISRLKGSWRDWIEVMQTAHKLGMHTTGTMVIGFGESMEERALHLLRIRDAQDDVKLQKLNTPGFLAFIPWTFQPDNTNLKADKVKPEEYLKTLAISRIMLDNIPNFQSSWVTMGPEIGKQTLQYGCNDFGSTMIEENVVSAAGTTYKVNITSTLKLIREAGKIPAQRNTKYQTLRMFEDESEVITNDFVMQN
- the thrS gene encoding threonine--tRNA ligase; translated protein: MVVQVKLPDGAVREFAYGTTIEQVAEAISSGLRKNAIAGKVNGKPVDLSFAIEQDADVEILTLDSEAGLEIYRHSTAHLMAQALKRIYGTNAVKLGIGPVIEDGFYYDVDLETSLTPEDLGKIEKEMDRIVQENLPINRRVVEREEALRIFADLDDPLKLELIRELPESSVITIYEQGEFFDLCRGPHLPSTGRIKAFKLLSIAGAYWRGDAKNKMLQRIYGTAFPKKAQLDEHLHLLEEAKKRDHRKLGRELKMFAFSREVGQGLPLWLPNGAKVRRTMERYIVDLEERLGYQHVYTPVLANVELYKTSGHWDHYHEDMFPKMIMDNEELVLRPMNCPHHMMVYKADMRSYRDLPIRIAELGTMHRYEMSGALTGLHRVRAMTLNDAHIFCRPDQIKDEFARVVTLIREVYKDFGITDYRFRLSYRDPKDTEKYFQNDAMWEMSQRMLREVVEEMDLPFYEAEGEAAFYGPKLDVQIRTALKKEETLSTVQLDFLLPERFELEYVGEDGQKHRPVVIHRGIISTMERMTAYLLENFTGALPTWLMPVQAKVIPVSPAFEAFSNDVTERLKMAGIRVEADNRNEKLGYKIREAQLEKIPFMLVVGENEVSSDSLSIRKRGQGDLGTHPVDSVIATIQEEIRLKQ